In Gossypium arboreum isolate Shixiya-1 chromosome 6, ASM2569848v2, whole genome shotgun sequence, the following are encoded in one genomic region:
- the LOC108484099 gene encoding uncharacterized protein LOC108484099 isoform X2 — protein sequence MECPASFRIESRRKRSEGSISKPRVDGYLEYTLYWCSYGPEDYRDCESGLGDGSNFKPTTGKGSRPGRRHMMRGCLCHFTVKRLYTRPLLALIIYNQRNHVDKTGSPCHGILDQDAVGTRAMYAPRISEELRQKVMSMLYVGISLDNIIQHHMEVVQGHGGPHNRDDFLTRNDVRNIERVIRNTSHELHIDDACSVKIWVQRHQKHVFYFQDASASEPFILGIQTDWQLQQMLRHGQNGSVASHSTFGSKKLKYPLSTLLVFDSSRNAIPVAWVITSSLTGQDIHKWVGSLAERLRTKDSRWRLNAFLVDDPSFGFSAIRDAFQCRVLLCVWHVRRAWIRSLLKTCSNIDVQREMFKHLGWILYSSRSVPNAMDAVQEFMEVFVDQSAFMDYFKSQWSPYIESWVSCIRSLPVAGPEPHAAIESYHRRLKYKLFNDQYANFWPRIDWLIHTLTTEFHSLYWLDQYTVETGYFSNLRDESFSTNAWYQALHIPDIDVILDEQNLQVAKVISQTDRNLAYTIWNPGSEFSLCDCHWSNLGNLCKHVIKVAMMCKNRQVARPLLAAQIYRQTLLSLLHNPPDDPVVLDHAILCTTRLQQDIKGWEDLSNSGLLQQLPPELNSQMADNTLLFARSH from the exons ATGG AATGTCCTGCTAGCTTCCGCATTGAGTCAAGGAGGAAGAGATCTGAAGGAAGTATTAGCAAACCAAGGGTTGATGGATATCTTGAGTATACTCT ATACTGGTGTTCTTATGGTCCTGAAGACTACCGTGATTGTGAATCTGGTCTTGGGGATGGTTCAAACTTCAAACCCACCACAGGGAAGGGAAGCAGGCCAGGGAGACGCCACATGATGAGAGGTTGCCTTTGCCACTTTACCGTAAAGCGCTTGTACACACGTCCCCTCCTGGCCCTCATAATTTATAATCAAAGAAATCATGTAGATAAAACAGGGTCCCCTTGTCATGGGATACTTGACCAGGATGCTGTGGGGACAAGAGCTATGTATGCTCCTAGAATCTCAGAGGAATTGCGCCAAAAGGTGATGTCTATGCTTTATGTTGGAATATCTTTGGACAACATCATTCAGCATCATATGGAGGTGGTCCAAGGGCATGGGGGCCCACACAACCGAGATGATTTTCTCACACGAAATGATGTTCGTAACATTGAAAGAGTTATTCGTAATACATCACATGAACTTCACATTGATGATGCATGCAGTGTAAAGATATGGGTACAAAGGCATCAAAAACATGTTTTTTACTTCCAAGATGCTTCTGCTTCAGAACCATTTATTTTGGGGATACAGACAGATTGGCAGCTGCAACAGATGCTTCGCCATGGACAGAATGGTTCTGTGGCTTCTCATTCTACCTTTGGCTCAAAGAAACTTAAG TATCCTCTATCCACTTTACTTGTCTTCGACTCATCCCGAAATGCAATTCCTGTTGCTTGGGTGATTACCTCCTCTTTGACCGGTCAAGATATTCATAAATGGGTAGGCTCCCTTGCTGAAAGATTAAGGACAAAGGACTCTAGATGGAGACTTAATGCCTTTTTGGTAGACGATCCCTCTTTTGGGTTTTCAGCAATAAG AGATGCTTTCCAGTGTCGGGTTCTATTGTGTGTCTGGCATGTTCGCCGTGCTTGGATAAGGAGTCTTTTGAAGACTTGCAGCAACATTGATGTTCAACGAGAGATGTTTAAGCACTTGGGCTGGATATTATATTCCTCAAGAAGCGTACCTAATGCGATGGATGCAGTTCAAGAATTCATGGAAGTATTTGTTGATCAATCTGCTTTTATGGATTATTTCAAGAGCCAATGGTCACCATACATAG AGTCATGGGTCAGTTGCATAAGGTCACTTCCTGTTGCTGGTCCAGAGCCGCATGCTGCCATTGAATCGTATCACAGAAGACTGAAGTACAAGCTTTTTAATGATCAATATGCTAATTTCTGGCCTAGAATTGACTGGTTAATCCATACTTTGACTACCGAATTTCACTCCTTATATTGGTTGGATCAGTATACTGTAGAAACCGGATATTTTTCTAATCTCAGAGACGAATCTTTCTCAACCAATGCTTGGTATCAGGCCCTACACATACCAGATATTGATGTCATATTGGATGAGCAAAATCTCCAGGTTGCAAAGGTCATCTCCCAAACAGACCGAAACCTGGCATATACAATTTGGAATCCTGGTTCAGAATTTTCTCTCTGTGATTGCCACTGGTCAAATCTGGGAAATCTCTGTAAGCATGTCATCAAAGTAGCAATGATGTGTAAAAATAGGCAGGTAGCAAGGCCACTATTAGCAGCTCAAATTTATAGACAGACCTTGCTTAGTCTTCTGCATAATCCTCCAGATGATCCGGTAGTTCTGGATCATGCTATTCTGTGTACAACTCGCTTGCAACAGGATATCAAAGGCTGGGAAGACTTATCTAACAGTGGACTTCTTCAGCAATTGCCTCCTGAACTTAACTCTCAAATGGCAGATAATACTCTCCTTTTTGCACGCTCTCATTGA
- the LOC108484099 gene encoding uncharacterized protein LOC108484099 isoform X1, giving the protein MKGHESKMARMEDILNLPVQDPPCAEFSAAHITWVKVEGGRQGGDDIALIPFSRVDDFVKGESSNAECPASFRIESRRKRSEGSISKPRVDGYLEYTLYWCSYGPEDYRDCESGLGDGSNFKPTTGKGSRPGRRHMMRGCLCHFTVKRLYTRPLLALIIYNQRNHVDKTGSPCHGILDQDAVGTRAMYAPRISEELRQKVMSMLYVGISLDNIIQHHMEVVQGHGGPHNRDDFLTRNDVRNIERVIRNTSHELHIDDACSVKIWVQRHQKHVFYFQDASASEPFILGIQTDWQLQQMLRHGQNGSVASHSTFGSKKLKYPLSTLLVFDSSRNAIPVAWVITSSLTGQDIHKWVGSLAERLRTKDSRWRLNAFLVDDPSFGFSAIRDAFQCRVLLCVWHVRRAWIRSLLKTCSNIDVQREMFKHLGWILYSSRSVPNAMDAVQEFMEVFVDQSAFMDYFKSQWSPYIESWVSCIRSLPVAGPEPHAAIESYHRRLKYKLFNDQYANFWPRIDWLIHTLTTEFHSLYWLDQYTVETGYFSNLRDESFSTNAWYQALHIPDIDVILDEQNLQVAKVISQTDRNLAYTIWNPGSEFSLCDCHWSNLGNLCKHVIKVAMMCKNRQVARPLLAAQIYRQTLLSLLHNPPDDPVVLDHAILCTTRLQQDIKGWEDLSNSGLLQQLPPELNSQMADNTLLFARSH; this is encoded by the exons ATGAAGGGCCATGAATCAAAG ATGGCAAGGATGGAGGATATTCTTAATCTTCCGGTGCAAGATCCTCCTTGTGCAGAGTTCTCTGCTGCTCACATAACATGGGTAAAAGTAGAAGGCGGTCGCCAAGGTGGCGATGATATTGCTCTAATCCCTTTTTCTAGAGTAGATGATTTTGTAAAAGGAGAGTCTTCTAATGCAGAATGTCCTGCTAGCTTCCGCATTGAGTCAAGGAGGAAGAGATCTGAAGGAAGTATTAGCAAACCAAGGGTTGATGGATATCTTGAGTATACTCT ATACTGGTGTTCTTATGGTCCTGAAGACTACCGTGATTGTGAATCTGGTCTTGGGGATGGTTCAAACTTCAAACCCACCACAGGGAAGGGAAGCAGGCCAGGGAGACGCCACATGATGAGAGGTTGCCTTTGCCACTTTACCGTAAAGCGCTTGTACACACGTCCCCTCCTGGCCCTCATAATTTATAATCAAAGAAATCATGTAGATAAAACAGGGTCCCCTTGTCATGGGATACTTGACCAGGATGCTGTGGGGACAAGAGCTATGTATGCTCCTAGAATCTCAGAGGAATTGCGCCAAAAGGTGATGTCTATGCTTTATGTTGGAATATCTTTGGACAACATCATTCAGCATCATATGGAGGTGGTCCAAGGGCATGGGGGCCCACACAACCGAGATGATTTTCTCACACGAAATGATGTTCGTAACATTGAAAGAGTTATTCGTAATACATCACATGAACTTCACATTGATGATGCATGCAGTGTAAAGATATGGGTACAAAGGCATCAAAAACATGTTTTTTACTTCCAAGATGCTTCTGCTTCAGAACCATTTATTTTGGGGATACAGACAGATTGGCAGCTGCAACAGATGCTTCGCCATGGACAGAATGGTTCTGTGGCTTCTCATTCTACCTTTGGCTCAAAGAAACTTAAG TATCCTCTATCCACTTTACTTGTCTTCGACTCATCCCGAAATGCAATTCCTGTTGCTTGGGTGATTACCTCCTCTTTGACCGGTCAAGATATTCATAAATGGGTAGGCTCCCTTGCTGAAAGATTAAGGACAAAGGACTCTAGATGGAGACTTAATGCCTTTTTGGTAGACGATCCCTCTTTTGGGTTTTCAGCAATAAG AGATGCTTTCCAGTGTCGGGTTCTATTGTGTGTCTGGCATGTTCGCCGTGCTTGGATAAGGAGTCTTTTGAAGACTTGCAGCAACATTGATGTTCAACGAGAGATGTTTAAGCACTTGGGCTGGATATTATATTCCTCAAGAAGCGTACCTAATGCGATGGATGCAGTTCAAGAATTCATGGAAGTATTTGTTGATCAATCTGCTTTTATGGATTATTTCAAGAGCCAATGGTCACCATACATAG AGTCATGGGTCAGTTGCATAAGGTCACTTCCTGTTGCTGGTCCAGAGCCGCATGCTGCCATTGAATCGTATCACAGAAGACTGAAGTACAAGCTTTTTAATGATCAATATGCTAATTTCTGGCCTAGAATTGACTGGTTAATCCATACTTTGACTACCGAATTTCACTCCTTATATTGGTTGGATCAGTATACTGTAGAAACCGGATATTTTTCTAATCTCAGAGACGAATCTTTCTCAACCAATGCTTGGTATCAGGCCCTACACATACCAGATATTGATGTCATATTGGATGAGCAAAATCTCCAGGTTGCAAAGGTCATCTCCCAAACAGACCGAAACCTGGCATATACAATTTGGAATCCTGGTTCAGAATTTTCTCTCTGTGATTGCCACTGGTCAAATCTGGGAAATCTCTGTAAGCATGTCATCAAAGTAGCAATGATGTGTAAAAATAGGCAGGTAGCAAGGCCACTATTAGCAGCTCAAATTTATAGACAGACCTTGCTTAGTCTTCTGCATAATCCTCCAGATGATCCGGTAGTTCTGGATCATGCTATTCTGTGTACAACTCGCTTGCAACAGGATATCAAAGGCTGGGAAGACTTATCTAACAGTGGACTTCTTCAGCAATTGCCTCCTGAACTTAACTCTCAAATGGCAGATAATACTCTCCTTTTTGCACGCTCTCATTGA
- the LOC108484099 gene encoding uncharacterized protein LOC108484099 isoform X3: protein MMRGCLCHFTVKRLYTRPLLALIIYNQRNHVDKTGSPCHGILDQDAVGTRAMYAPRISEELRQKVMSMLYVGISLDNIIQHHMEVVQGHGGPHNRDDFLTRNDVRNIERVIRNTSHELHIDDACSVKIWVQRHQKHVFYFQDASASEPFILGIQTDWQLQQMLRHGQNGSVASHSTFGSKKLKYPLSTLLVFDSSRNAIPVAWVITSSLTGQDIHKWVGSLAERLRTKDSRWRLNAFLVDDPSFGFSAIRDAFQCRVLLCVWHVRRAWIRSLLKTCSNIDVQREMFKHLGWILYSSRSVPNAMDAVQEFMEVFVDQSAFMDYFKSQWSPYIESWVSCIRSLPVAGPEPHAAIESYHRRLKYKLFNDQYANFWPRIDWLIHTLTTEFHSLYWLDQYTVETGYFSNLRDESFSTNAWYQALHIPDIDVILDEQNLQVAKVISQTDRNLAYTIWNPGSEFSLCDCHWSNLGNLCKHVIKVAMMCKNRQVARPLLAAQIYRQTLLSLLHNPPDDPVVLDHAILCTTRLQQDIKGWEDLSNSGLLQQLPPELNSQMADNTLLFARSH, encoded by the exons ATGATGAGAGGTTGCCTTTGCCACTTTACCGTAAAGCGCTTGTACACACGTCCCCTCCTGGCCCTCATAATTTATAATCAAAGAAATCATGTAGATAAAACAGGGTCCCCTTGTCATGGGATACTTGACCAGGATGCTGTGGGGACAAGAGCTATGTATGCTCCTAGAATCTCAGAGGAATTGCGCCAAAAGGTGATGTCTATGCTTTATGTTGGAATATCTTTGGACAACATCATTCAGCATCATATGGAGGTGGTCCAAGGGCATGGGGGCCCACACAACCGAGATGATTTTCTCACACGAAATGATGTTCGTAACATTGAAAGAGTTATTCGTAATACATCACATGAACTTCACATTGATGATGCATGCAGTGTAAAGATATGGGTACAAAGGCATCAAAAACATGTTTTTTACTTCCAAGATGCTTCTGCTTCAGAACCATTTATTTTGGGGATACAGACAGATTGGCAGCTGCAACAGATGCTTCGCCATGGACAGAATGGTTCTGTGGCTTCTCATTCTACCTTTGGCTCAAAGAAACTTAAG TATCCTCTATCCACTTTACTTGTCTTCGACTCATCCCGAAATGCAATTCCTGTTGCTTGGGTGATTACCTCCTCTTTGACCGGTCAAGATATTCATAAATGGGTAGGCTCCCTTGCTGAAAGATTAAGGACAAAGGACTCTAGATGGAGACTTAATGCCTTTTTGGTAGACGATCCCTCTTTTGGGTTTTCAGCAATAAG AGATGCTTTCCAGTGTCGGGTTCTATTGTGTGTCTGGCATGTTCGCCGTGCTTGGATAAGGAGTCTTTTGAAGACTTGCAGCAACATTGATGTTCAACGAGAGATGTTTAAGCACTTGGGCTGGATATTATATTCCTCAAGAAGCGTACCTAATGCGATGGATGCAGTTCAAGAATTCATGGAAGTATTTGTTGATCAATCTGCTTTTATGGATTATTTCAAGAGCCAATGGTCACCATACATAG AGTCATGGGTCAGTTGCATAAGGTCACTTCCTGTTGCTGGTCCAGAGCCGCATGCTGCCATTGAATCGTATCACAGAAGACTGAAGTACAAGCTTTTTAATGATCAATATGCTAATTTCTGGCCTAGAATTGACTGGTTAATCCATACTTTGACTACCGAATTTCACTCCTTATATTGGTTGGATCAGTATACTGTAGAAACCGGATATTTTTCTAATCTCAGAGACGAATCTTTCTCAACCAATGCTTGGTATCAGGCCCTACACATACCAGATATTGATGTCATATTGGATGAGCAAAATCTCCAGGTTGCAAAGGTCATCTCCCAAACAGACCGAAACCTGGCATATACAATTTGGAATCCTGGTTCAGAATTTTCTCTCTGTGATTGCCACTGGTCAAATCTGGGAAATCTCTGTAAGCATGTCATCAAAGTAGCAATGATGTGTAAAAATAGGCAGGTAGCAAGGCCACTATTAGCAGCTCAAATTTATAGACAGACCTTGCTTAGTCTTCTGCATAATCCTCCAGATGATCCGGTAGTTCTGGATCATGCTATTCTGTGTACAACTCGCTTGCAACAGGATATCAAAGGCTGGGAAGACTTATCTAACAGTGGACTTCTTCAGCAATTGCCTCCTGAACTTAACTCTCAAATGGCAGATAATACTCTCCTTTTTGCACGCTCTCATTGA